One segment of Pleomorphomonas sp. PLEO DNA contains the following:
- a CDS encoding flavodoxin family protein, whose product MAKVAIVYHSGYGHTEVVAKEVAAGASADLVPIDAEGNVSEAGWAKLDEADAIIFGTPTYMGNSSWQFKKFADATSKAWFTRKWQDKVFGGFTNSASLNGDKQVTLIGLQTLASQHGGIWVSLGLAPANTKASTRSDVNNLGGSVGLLVSTPSDAGTDEVPSGDLETARSYGARVASVAGKLLN is encoded by the coding sequence ATGGCTAAGGTCGCGATCGTTTATCATTCTGGTTATGGGCATACGGAAGTGGTCGCCAAGGAAGTCGCCGCCGGCGCTAGCGCCGATCTGGTCCCCATCGACGCCGAAGGCAATGTCAGCGAAGCGGGCTGGGCCAAGCTGGACGAAGCCGACGCCATCATCTTCGGCACGCCGACCTACATGGGCAACTCGAGCTGGCAGTTCAAGAAGTTTGCCGACGCCACCTCGAAGGCCTGGTTTACCCGCAAGTGGCAGGACAAGGTGTTCGGCGGCTTCACCAATTCCGCCAGCCTCAACGGCGACAAGCAGGTTACGCTCATCGGCCTGCAGACGCTGGCTTCTCAGCACGGCGGTATCTGGGTGAGTCTCGGCCTAGCGCCGGCCAACACCAAGGCGTCGACCCGCAGTGACGTCAATAACCTCGGTGGTTCCGTCGGGCTGTTGGTCTCGACGCCGTCGGACGCCGGCACCGATGAGGTTCCCTCTGGCGATCTGGAAACGGCCCGGTCCTATGGTGCCCGCGTCGCGTCGGTGGCCGGTAAGCTGCTGAACTGA
- a CDS encoding uracil-DNA glycosylase family protein translates to MPSDPTSPSPGLDAAAALLDWYAAMGVDVTLADAPLDRFEESAKAKARAESQIAQRQSPQPEGRRPVPALELPSQGATVRPIIAAGQTAQVPTEATVMQARAAAQSAKTLDELKALIQAFDGCNLKLTAKNTVFADGNPAAKLMLIGEAPGRDEDIEGLPFVGRSGQLLDRMLNAIGYGRSQNAYIANVIYWRPPGNRDPSDVEIAICRPFILRQIELINPQLIVFLGAQPAKALLGGEAVKQGINRLRGRWCELEIGDKRFKALPTFHPAYLLRTPIKKREAWRDFLTAKVFLENGGMLPPA, encoded by the coding sequence ATGCCGTCCGATCCAACGTCCCCCTCCCCCGGCCTCGACGCCGCCGCAGCTCTGCTCGACTGGTATGCGGCGATGGGTGTCGACGTGACGCTCGCCGACGCGCCGCTCGATCGGTTCGAGGAAAGCGCCAAGGCGAAAGCGAGGGCGGAAAGCCAGATCGCCCAGCGGCAGTCGCCGCAGCCAGAAGGCCGGCGACCGGTTCCGGCGCTTGAACTCCCCTCGCAAGGGGCGACAGTCCGTCCGATCATCGCGGCGGGCCAGACGGCGCAGGTGCCGACCGAAGCCACTGTGATGCAGGCGCGGGCGGCCGCCCAATCGGCGAAGACGCTCGACGAACTCAAGGCGCTGATCCAGGCGTTCGATGGCTGCAATCTCAAGCTCACCGCCAAGAACACCGTGTTCGCCGACGGTAACCCGGCGGCAAAGCTGATGCTGATTGGCGAAGCTCCCGGCCGCGACGAGGACATCGAAGGGCTGCCCTTTGTCGGCCGTTCCGGTCAATTGCTCGATCGCATGCTGAATGCCATTGGGTACGGCCGCAGCCAAAACGCCTACATCGCCAATGTCATCTACTGGCGCCCGCCGGGCAACCGCGACCCTTCCGACGTGGAGATCGCCATCTGCCGACCATTCATCCTGAGGCAGATCGAGCTGATCAACCCGCAGCTGATCGTATTTCTCGGTGCACAGCCGGCCAAGGCGCTGCTCGGCGGCGAAGCCGTCAAGCAGGGTATCAACAGGCTGCGCGGCCGTTGGTGCGAGCTGGAAATCGGCGACAAACGTTTCAAGGCGCTGCCAACCTTCCACCCGGCCTATCTCCTGAGAACCCCGATCAAGAAGCGCGAGGCTTGGCGGGATTTTCTGACGGCCAAGGTGTTTCTCGAAAATGGCGGCATGCTGCCACCGGCTTGA
- a CDS encoding lytic transglycosylase domain-containing protein: protein MADTARSAKADAPIPVDDAEKPDSIFELLFGVKNRSHAVTAEKFDTSAPNGGPGSTLRGRIAAHAKAAGLPAELAEAVIRHESRFNPKARGRHGEIGLMQIKPQTARALGYTGTTAGLYDVETNLKWGMAYLAGAYKLAGGDTCGTVLRYNAGHGATRMNRTSRAYCSEVTTYVASL, encoded by the coding sequence ATGGCAGACACTGCCCGGTCCGCCAAGGCAGATGCTCCGATCCCTGTCGACGACGCCGAAAAGCCGGATAGTATTTTCGAACTGTTGTTCGGCGTGAAGAACAGATCGCACGCGGTTACAGCCGAGAAATTCGACACCTCCGCTCCGAACGGCGGTCCCGGTTCCACTCTTCGCGGCCGCATCGCCGCCCACGCAAAGGCCGCCGGTTTGCCGGCTGAGTTGGCCGAGGCGGTGATCCGCCACGAGAGCCGATTCAATCCCAAGGCGCGTGGCCGTCACGGCGAGATCGGCCTCATGCAGATCAAGCCGCAGACCGCTCGCGCCCTTGGCTACACCGGCACGACCGCTGGGCTTTATGACGTCGAGACCAACCTTAAGTGGGGAATGGCCTATTTGGCCGGGGCCTACAAGCTGGCCGGCGGCGATACCTGCGGTACCGTTCTTCGCTACAATGCGGGGCATGGCGCAACGCGCATGAACCGCACGTCACGTGCTTACTGCTCGGAAGTGACGACCTACGTTGCCTCGCTCTGA